The following are from one region of the Thiocapsa rosea genome:
- the mnmG gene encoding tRNA uridine-5-carboxymethylaminomethyl(34) synthesis enzyme MnmG produces the protein MMVGDPYDVVVVGGGHAGTEAALAAARCGLRTLLLTQNIETVGQMSCNPAIGGIGKGHLVKEIDALGGLMARAADRGGIQFRILNASKGPAVRATRAQADRILYKAAVRSAVENQAGLTLFQQSVEDLLIEQDRVVGVETQMGLRFRAHAVVLTVGTFLGGRIHIGLSNYEGGRAGDPPSNALSRRLRELPFRVERLKTGTPPRIDGRSIDFARLAEQPGDVPVPVFSYTGSASDHPRQVSCYITHTNARTHEIIHSGLSRSPLYTGVIAGVGPRYCPSIEDKVVRFAEKTSHQIFVEPEGLETHEVYPNGISTSLPFDIQQALVRSIVGFEHAHITRPGYAIEYDFFDPRDLKPSLETRHIQGLYFAGQINGTTGYEEAAAQGLLAGVNAALAVQGRDPWLPRRDEAYLGVMVDDLITRGTAEPYRMFTSRAEYRLMLREDNADLRLTESGRRLGLVGDAQWRRFEDKREAIERERQRLRETFVRPERIDQALAERILGEPLRREVRASELLARPNVGYAGVVALAGDPPEPLPAEVTEQLEIQARYQGYIERQRDEIDRHRDQDARALPEDFDFDQVRGLSTEVREKLNRVRPHTLGQAARIPGVTPAAVSLLLIHLKRRCA, from the coding sequence ATGATGGTCGGTGATCCTTACGACGTGGTGGTGGTGGGCGGTGGTCACGCGGGTACCGAAGCGGCGCTTGCGGCGGCCCGCTGCGGTCTGCGCACACTCCTGCTGACCCAGAATATCGAAACCGTCGGCCAGATGAGCTGCAATCCGGCCATCGGGGGCATCGGCAAGGGTCATCTGGTCAAGGAGATCGATGCGCTCGGCGGCCTGATGGCTCGCGCGGCGGATCGCGGCGGTATCCAGTTTCGCATCCTCAACGCCAGCAAGGGACCGGCGGTGCGGGCGACACGCGCTCAGGCCGATCGCATCCTCTACAAGGCTGCGGTGCGCTCGGCGGTCGAGAACCAAGCCGGGCTCACCCTGTTCCAACAATCGGTCGAAGACCTCCTGATCGAGCAGGACCGGGTGGTCGGCGTCGAGACTCAGATGGGGTTGCGCTTTCGCGCGCATGCGGTCGTGCTCACGGTCGGGACCTTCCTGGGCGGTCGCATCCATATCGGACTCTCGAACTATGAGGGCGGACGCGCCGGCGATCCACCGTCGAATGCACTCTCGCGACGTCTGCGCGAGCTGCCGTTTCGTGTGGAGCGCCTCAAGACAGGTACGCCGCCGCGTATCGACGGGCGGAGCATCGATTTCGCGCGTCTCGCCGAGCAGCCGGGCGACGTGCCGGTGCCGGTCTTCTCCTATACGGGCAGCGCCAGCGATCATCCGCGCCAGGTGAGCTGCTACATCACCCACACCAATGCACGCACCCACGAGATCATCCATTCGGGCCTCTCGCGCTCGCCGCTCTACACGGGCGTCATCGCCGGTGTCGGACCGCGCTATTGTCCCTCGATCGAGGACAAGGTGGTGCGCTTCGCCGAGAAGACGTCGCATCAGATCTTCGTCGAGCCGGAGGGGCTCGAGACCCATGAGGTCTATCCGAACGGCATCTCGACCAGCCTGCCTTTCGATATCCAACAGGCATTGGTGCGCTCGATCGTCGGTTTCGAGCACGCGCACATCACCCGTCCGGGCTATGCGATCGAATACGACTTCTTCGATCCGCGAGATCTCAAGCCTTCGTTGGAGACGCGCCATATTCAGGGCCTCTACTTTGCCGGCCAGATCAACGGAACGACCGGCTACGAGGAGGCCGCGGCGCAGGGCCTGCTGGCCGGCGTCAACGCAGCCCTTGCGGTGCAGGGCCGAGACCCCTGGCTGCCGCGTCGCGACGAAGCCTATCTCGGTGTCATGGTTGACGATCTCATCACGCGCGGGACGGCCGAGCCCTACCGGATGTTCACCAGCCGGGCCGAGTATCGGCTGATGCTGCGCGAGGACAACGCCGACCTGCGCCTGACCGAATCGGGCCGACGGCTCGGCTTGGTCGGCGATGCGCAATGGCGTCGTTTCGAGGACAAGCGCGAGGCGATCGAGCGCGAGCGCCAGCGCTTGCGCGAGACCTTCGTGCGTCCCGAGCGGATCGATCAGGCGCTCGCCGAGCGCATTCTCGGCGAGCCGCTGCGGCGCGAGGTGCGCGCCTCCGAGCTGCTCGCCCGCCCGAACGTCGGCTATGCGGGGGTCGTGGCCCTCGCCGGCGATCCGCCCGAGCCTCTGCCCGCCGAGGTCACCGAGCAGCTTGAGATCCAGGCGCGCTATCAGGGTTACATCGAGCGCCAGCGTGACGAGATCGACCGCCATCGTGACCAGGACGCCCGAGCGCTGCCCGAGGATTTCGACTTTGACCAGGTGCGCGGTCTCTCGACCGAGGTGCGCGAGAAGCTCAATCGGGTGCGACCGCACACCCTGGGTCAGGCCGCACGCATCCCCGGCGTGACCCCGGCGGCCGTGTCGCTGCTGCTGATCCATCTGAAGCGGCGCTGCGCCTGA
- a CDS encoding AAA family ATPase — protein MHLTRQVSSDSAGLGERVLEAARLVILGKDRELRLALACLMARGHLLIEDVPGVGKTTLAHLLARLLGLEYTRIQFTSDLLPADVIGVSVYDRASESFRFHPGPVFSQLVLADEINRATPKAQSALLEAMEERQVTVEGETRPLPEPFFVIATQNPLFQVGTFPLPESQLDRFLMRIRLGYPAAEQEKALLAGEDRRTMVARQQPALTGAQLMALQQQVVEVHAAPAIIEYVHAILALTRSSERFLLGLSPRAGLGMLRAAKAWALLSDRDYVIPEDIQAVLPSCVVHRLAASEYGGRLDEEAVVSAILDHVTLA, from the coding sequence ATGCATCTGACCCGGCAGGTCTCAAGCGACTCGGCCGGTCTCGGGGAACGGGTGCTCGAGGCTGCACGTCTGGTGATCCTCGGCAAGGACCGCGAGCTGCGGCTCGCCTTGGCCTGTCTGATGGCGCGCGGGCATCTCCTGATCGAGGATGTGCCCGGCGTGGGCAAGACCACCTTGGCACACCTGCTCGCACGGCTGCTCGGTCTGGAGTACACCCGGATCCAGTTCACCAGCGATCTGCTGCCGGCCGACGTGATCGGGGTGTCGGTCTACGACCGGGCCTCCGAGTCGTTTCGTTTTCATCCCGGCCCCGTCTTCTCGCAGTTGGTGCTCGCCGACGAGATCAATCGCGCGACACCCAAGGCGCAAAGCGCGCTCCTGGAGGCGATGGAAGAGCGCCAGGTCACGGTCGAAGGCGAAACCCGGCCCTTGCCGGAGCCCTTCTTCGTTATCGCGACCCAGAACCCGCTCTTTCAGGTCGGAACCTTTCCGTTGCCGGAATCCCAATTGGATCGGTTCCTGATGCGGATCCGGCTCGGCTATCCCGCAGCCGAGCAGGAAAAGGCCCTCCTGGCGGGCGAGGATCGGCGCACCATGGTGGCGCGTCAACAGCCGGCCCTGACCGGCGCGCAATTGATGGCGTTGCAGCAGCAGGTCGTCGAGGTCCATGCCGCTCCCGCCATCATCGAGTATGTCCACGCCATCCTTGCGCTCACGCGCAGCAGCGAGCGGTTTCTGCTCGGACTCTCGCCGCGCGCGGGGCTCGGGATGCTGCGCGCGGCGAAGGCGTGGGCGCTGCTTTCCGACCGCGATTACGTGATCCCGGAGGATATCCAAGCCGTCCTGCCGTCCTGCGTCGTGCATCGGCTGGCGGCGTCGGAGTACGGGGGGCGGCTCGACGAAGAGGCGGTGGTGAGTGCGATCCTGGATCATGTCACGCTCGCTTAA
- a CDS encoding DUF58 domain-containing protein produces MFDWTRFKAKRLSHLFRRVARGGDGVARVGSRQIYILPTGNGLRFAAVLFVMLLGSLNYQNNLGLLFTFFLASVALVAMHHTWFNLLGLSIQARGGPPVFAGDDASFEVVVGTEGKRARYDIGIPAGETRHQSIAIPGGDCGTIRITRPTLRRGLSGLDEVTVETRFPLHLFRAWCYVRTDATTLVYPKPAQVAPEPGSAAGDTEPSRRQGPEGMEDYLGPRPYRDGDSPGQIDWKAFARERGLVVKQFGGDQGEEVWIDWAELTSADPEARISLMTRQVLDAAEAQVRFGLRLPGLEEAPGRGAGHLQRCLTHLALYDVQANDPLQRAA; encoded by the coding sequence ATGTTCGACTGGACGCGCTTTAAGGCTAAACGGTTGAGTCATTTGTTTCGCCGGGTGGCGCGTGGGGGTGACGGGGTTGCACGGGTCGGCAGTCGTCAGATCTATATCCTGCCGACGGGGAACGGGCTGCGTTTCGCTGCGGTGCTCTTCGTCATGCTGCTGGGTTCGCTCAATTATCAGAACAACCTGGGGCTGCTTTTTACCTTTTTTCTCGCCTCCGTCGCGCTTGTGGCGATGCACCACACCTGGTTCAACCTGCTCGGGCTTTCAATTCAGGCCCGTGGCGGACCTCCGGTCTTCGCCGGGGACGATGCGAGCTTCGAGGTCGTCGTCGGCACGGAAGGGAAGCGGGCGCGTTACGACATCGGAATTCCGGCGGGCGAGACGCGGCATCAGTCGATCGCGATCCCGGGCGGGGACTGCGGCACGATCCGCATCACTCGACCGACACTGCGACGCGGGCTGTCGGGGCTCGACGAGGTGACGGTCGAGACACGCTTCCCGCTGCACCTCTTTCGCGCCTGGTGTTACGTGCGGACGGATGCGACGACCTTGGTCTACCCCAAGCCGGCACAGGTCGCGCCCGAGCCCGGATCCGCTGCGGGCGACACCGAGCCGAGCCGCCGGCAAGGTCCGGAGGGGATGGAGGATTATCTGGGTCCGCGGCCCTATCGCGACGGCGATTCACCCGGGCAGATTGACTGGAAGGCGTTCGCACGCGAGCGCGGGCTCGTCGTGAAGCAATTCGGAGGGGATCAAGGAGAAGAGGTCTGGATCGATTGGGCCGAATTGACCTCGGCGGACCCGGAGGCCAGGATCAGCCTGATGACGCGCCAGGTCCTCGACGCGGCCGAGGCCCAAGTCCGTTTCGGGCTGCGGCTGCCCGGTCTCGAAGAAGCGCCGGGGCGTGGCGCCGGCCATCTTCAACGCTGCCTGACGCATCTGGCGCTCTACGATGTCCAAGCGAACGATCCCCTCCAACGAGCGGCCTGA
- a CDS encoding transglutaminase TgpA family protein, whose translation MSKRTIPSNERPERAQVLWVTLVLLAAYLPLGGQLALQISAFVGLLFAIRLASLRWPAVLPGTWPLAALTLIGVANAAVTYQGWSGQNAGTALFVSMLALKLMELRRKSDIRLVATLIGFLVVVEFLFDQSPWLVLYLGAVVLGGIALLVDLNGGLGEARRRGAFAVAVRLSLQALPLTLILFLLFPRLSAPLWSLGLDPSKATTGISDSLEPGAISELVLNGELAFRARFDGMPPAADQLYWRGPVLWETDGRRWSVGKDIASTDGPGALLEAARPIDYEVTLEPTDQRWLFALDMPDSVPDGASLSPDHQLIARRVVSAVKRYRVTSALDYRTAPPDPARLAAGLQVPDNVTPRMRRLADDWRSRSETDWEMVQSGLRFFNRESFHYTLMPPRLGANPTDEFLFETRRGFCEHYASSFAVLMRMAGIPSRIVLGYLGGELNRVGGYHMIWQSDAHAWVEVLIDGRGWVRVDPTAAVDPSRVDNSGASRMLGAGPSVRFTLEQADALARFARNMRLFADSLDAAWQDWVLGFSVEDQLALLQRLRLGELREYGLVALMLAALGITLGILVLASIRERKPLDPLQAEYARFCKRLAGIGLDRLPNEGPRDYAGRVVAQRPDLAPTVERFMDLYIPARYGPGDPHDALTALADLLRDFRPRPARRTSTFVGRSR comes from the coding sequence ATGTCCAAGCGAACGATCCCCTCCAACGAGCGGCCTGAACGGGCCCAGGTCCTCTGGGTCACGCTGGTCCTGCTCGCGGCCTATCTCCCGCTCGGGGGCCAGCTCGCACTTCAAATCAGCGCCTTCGTCGGGCTGCTCTTCGCGATCCGTCTTGCGTCGCTGCGCTGGCCCGCGGTCCTGCCGGGCACCTGGCCGTTGGCGGCCTTGACCCTGATCGGCGTCGCCAACGCCGCGGTGACCTATCAGGGCTGGTCGGGGCAGAATGCCGGCACGGCGCTCTTCGTGTCCATGCTGGCGCTCAAGCTCATGGAGCTGCGGCGCAAGTCGGATATCCGTCTGGTCGCGACCCTGATCGGGTTTCTCGTCGTGGTTGAATTCCTGTTCGACCAGTCGCCTTGGTTGGTGCTCTATCTGGGCGCCGTGGTCTTGGGGGGCATCGCCCTCCTCGTCGATCTCAACGGCGGGCTCGGGGAGGCACGTCGGCGCGGTGCCTTTGCCGTCGCCGTGAGGCTCTCGCTCCAGGCCCTCCCGCTGACACTCATCCTCTTCCTGCTGTTTCCGCGTCTCAGTGCCCCGCTGTGGAGCCTGGGCTTGGACCCGAGCAAGGCGACGACCGGGATCTCGGACAGTCTCGAGCCGGGCGCGATCAGCGAGCTGGTGCTCAACGGCGAGCTGGCGTTTCGCGCCCGTTTCGACGGCATGCCGCCGGCTGCCGATCAGCTCTATTGGCGCGGCCCCGTTCTCTGGGAGACCGACGGGCGCCGCTGGTCGGTCGGGAAGGATATCGCCAGCACGGACGGCCCCGGCGCGCTCTTGGAAGCGGCTCGCCCGATCGACTACGAGGTCACCTTGGAGCCGACCGATCAACGCTGGCTCTTCGCGCTGGACATGCCGGACAGCGTCCCGGACGGGGCCTCCTTGAGCCCGGATCACCAATTGATCGCACGCCGGGTCGTGAGCGCGGTCAAGCGCTACCGGGTGACCTCAGCGCTCGACTATCGGACCGCGCCTCCGGATCCGGCGCGGCTTGCCGCCGGGCTGCAGGTCCCGGACAACGTCACGCCGCGCATGCGCCGCCTGGCCGACGATTGGCGGAGTCGCTCGGAGACCGATTGGGAGATGGTCCAGTCCGGTCTGCGGTTCTTCAACCGCGAGTCCTTCCACTACACCCTGATGCCGCCGCGCCTCGGCGCAAACCCGACCGACGAGTTCCTCTTCGAGACCCGACGCGGCTTCTGCGAGCATTACGCCAGTAGCTTCGCCGTCTTGATGCGCATGGCAGGCATCCCCTCGCGCATTGTCCTCGGCTATCTCGGGGGCGAGCTCAATCGCGTCGGCGGTTATCACATGATCTGGCAGTCCGACGCCCATGCCTGGGTCGAGGTCCTGATCGACGGACGCGGCTGGGTGCGGGTCGACCCCACCGCCGCCGTGGATCCCTCGCGCGTCGACAACAGCGGAGCCTCGCGCATGCTCGGCGCCGGCCCTTCGGTGCGCTTCACCCTGGAGCAGGCCGATGCGCTCGCCCGTTTCGCGCGCAACATGCGCCTCTTCGCCGACAGCCTGGATGCCGCCTGGCAGGATTGGGTCCTGGGCTTCTCGGTCGAGGATCAACTGGCCCTGCTGCAGCGGCTGCGGCTGGGCGAGCTGCGCGAGTACGGCCTGGTCGCACTGATGCTCGCCGCCCTCGGCATCACCCTCGGCATCCTGGTGCTCGCCTCGATCCGCGAACGCAAACCGCTCGACCCGCTCCAAGCCGAATACGCCCGCTTCTGCAAACGCCTCGCAGGCATCGGACTCGACCGTCTGCCCAACGAAGGACCAAGGGACTACGCCGGACGCGTCGTCGCGCAACGGCCGGATCTCGCACCGACGGTCGAGCGCTTCATGGATCTCTATATCCCCGCGCGTTACGGACCGGGGGATCCGCACGACGCCCTGACCGCGCTCGCCGATCTGCTGCGCGACTTTCGGCCCCGACCGGCGCGCCGTACATCAACGTTCGTCGGGCGCTCCCGGTAG
- a CDS encoding AAA family ATPase, which yields MSQHPHRTLWCRDFGAVPAAERRLARLALQWLDSFPAARAALRADDTLEAMWRLTLPLLAPDAVAGWLPPPSDEQSPDDDADVRYESEMVRQLSKHIEIDRRGDDDQALDHRHRHRVHVFFKTLPRAVLTRLAKADGRTPVSTTIAVLGEVLGLDETSLCVLDFLDQREQSEALRCVLRAGSRGSGRTNLERLAGVLGIKPSALREALAKRAPLCSLGLLDRQHRHESDLEDFLAPQSLLREVLDAAPRDSEALLALLIEPAPAGAWRLDAFPHLAAESARLSATLARAAATGAVGVNALFYGAPGTGKTELARALVEACGLRAYQVRSADEDADGLDRDGRLSAYLVAQRLLGRRGGAVLIFDEVEDVFDEGGGLLAWLGGERSTGRQKGWMNRILEENPVPAIWITNRTDGMDPAFLRRFLLPVAFTTPPRSVRRRMAERHLGDRALPPALLDELAADAALAPAQLGAARRLLDLHPQAPAEQTVRDGIGALRSLLHGTPGPRRRRTGTVFDVAYLNLAGDITPGAIARALAERGHGSLCFYGPPGTGKTAFAEVLAEALDRELVARQASDLVSPYVGETEQNLARLFRDCDPAHTVLLLDEVDSFLADRRAARHGWERTQVNELLQQMEGFPGIFIAATNLMSGIDPAALRRFDFKMHFRALKPAQRLALFAREALGDAGAPVPPEIARYLTALETLTPGDFATVCRQRELLGETPTPEQFLRRLIAECRLKGEEMVRAA from the coding sequence ATGAGTCAACACCCGCATCGCACCCTGTGGTGTCGTGACTTCGGCGCCGTCCCGGCCGCCGAGCGTCGTCTCGCCCGTCTCGCCCTGCAGTGGCTCGACAGCTTTCCGGCCGCGCGCGCCGCGTTGAGAGCCGACGACACCCTCGAAGCGATGTGGCGGTTGACCCTACCGCTGCTCGCACCCGACGCGGTCGCGGGCTGGTTGCCGCCGCCGAGTGACGAACAGTCGCCGGACGACGATGCCGACGTCCGATACGAGTCGGAAATGGTCCGTCAGCTCTCGAAACACATCGAAATCGACCGGCGGGGTGACGACGATCAGGCGCTGGATCACCGCCACCGGCATCGCGTCCACGTCTTCTTCAAGACACTGCCGCGCGCTGTCTTGACGCGCCTGGCCAAGGCCGACGGGCGGACGCCGGTCTCGACGACCATCGCCGTACTCGGCGAGGTCCTCGGGCTCGACGAAACGAGCCTTTGCGTGCTCGATTTTCTGGACCAGCGCGAGCAATCCGAGGCGCTGCGCTGTGTCTTGCGTGCGGGCAGCCGAGGCAGCGGGAGGACCAATCTGGAGCGCTTGGCAGGGGTTCTTGGAATCAAACCCAGTGCCTTGCGCGAGGCCTTGGCCAAGCGCGCCCCGCTGTGCAGTCTCGGGCTTCTCGACCGACAGCACCGTCACGAGTCCGACCTGGAGGACTTCCTGGCCCCGCAAAGCCTCCTGCGCGAGGTGCTCGATGCCGCGCCGCGGGACAGCGAGGCGTTGCTTGCGCTCCTGATCGAGCCGGCACCCGCCGGTGCCTGGCGCCTGGATGCCTTCCCGCATCTGGCCGCCGAGAGCGCGCGGCTGAGCGCGACCCTGGCGCGCGCCGCGGCCACCGGGGCGGTCGGTGTGAACGCGCTCTTTTACGGCGCGCCCGGCACCGGCAAGACCGAGCTGGCGCGTGCCCTGGTCGAGGCGTGCGGGCTGCGTGCCTATCAGGTGCGCAGTGCCGACGAGGACGCGGACGGGCTCGATCGCGACGGGCGCCTGTCGGCCTATTTGGTTGCGCAGCGCCTGCTCGGACGGCGCGGCGGCGCGGTGTTGATCTTCGACGAGGTCGAGGACGTGTTCGACGAGGGCGGCGGTCTGCTCGCGTGGCTCGGCGGGGAGCGCAGCACGGGTCGGCAGAAGGGCTGGATGAACCGCATCCTGGAGGAGAACCCGGTGCCGGCGATCTGGATCACCAACCGCACCGACGGGATGGATCCGGCCTTCCTGCGGCGCTTTCTGCTGCCGGTTGCCTTCACGACCCCGCCGCGGTCGGTCCGGCGCCGGATGGCCGAGCGCCATCTGGGGGACAGGGCGCTGCCGCCGGCGCTGCTCGACGAGCTGGCGGCGGACGCCGCTCTGGCGCCGGCGCAGCTGGGCGCGGCCCGCCGTCTGCTCGACCTGCACCCGCAGGCGCCGGCCGAGCAGACGGTCCGCGACGGCATCGGGGCGCTGCGCAGCCTCCTGCACGGGACACCGGGGCCGCGCCGACGCCGGACGGGCACGGTGTTCGACGTCGCCTATCTGAACCTGGCCGGCGACATCACGCCGGGCGCCATCGCCCGCGCGCTGGCCGAACGAGGACACGGCAGCCTGTGCTTTTACGGCCCGCCGGGGACCGGCAAGACCGCCTTCGCCGAGGTGCTGGCCGAGGCGCTCGACCGCGAGCTGGTGGCGCGACAGGCCTCCGACCTGGTCTCGCCCTATGTCGGGGAGACCGAGCAGAACCTGGCGCGCCTGTTTCGCGACTGCGACCCGGCGCACACGGTCCTGCTGCTGGACGAGGTCGACAGCTTCCTGGCCGACCGGCGCGCGGCCCGCCACGGCTGGGAGCGCACGCAGGTGAACGAGCTGTTGCAGCAGATGGAAGGCTTTCCCGGCATCTTCATCGCGGCAACCAACCTGATGTCGGGCATCGACCCCGCGGCGCTGCGGCGGTTCGACTTCAAGATGCACTTCCGTGCACTCAAGCCGGCCCAGCGCCTCGCCCTGTTCGCCCGCGAGGCGCTCGGCGACGCCGGCGCCCCGGTTCCGCCGGAGATCGCACGGTACCTGACGGCGCTGGAGACCCTGACACCGGGCGACTTCGCCACGGTCTGCCGCCAGCGCGAGCTGCTCGGCGAGACCCCGACACCGGAGCAGTTCCTGCGCCGGCTGATCGCGGAGTGCCGGTTGAAGGGGGAGGAGATGGTCAGGGCGGCGTGA
- a CDS encoding AAA family ATPase → MYIEQLKLERFRGAQNLLLDFDERLNVFVGVNGAGKSSVLDAVALLLSWLVNRIKSSSGSGRPIKEMDIKTGEPSANLWLKIVVQEKPYIWNLAKVRSGHRKQEPASILILATEAAKRIQNEITDRKEQVNLPLIAYYPVNRAVVDIPLRIRTKHHFGLLDTYDESLTSGANFRTFFEWFREREDLENEARRDQQSLFSDNSAVRFPDPQLEAVRTALSRFMPDFRNLSVRRNPLRMEVDKNGERLTVNQLSDGEKCLMAMIGDLARRMAIANPVRDNSLDGEGVVLIDEIDLHLHPKWQRMLIPKLTETFPNCQFLISTHSPHVITHVRPENLFLLAMGEHGLTALRAEESYGKTVERVLEDLMGLETTRPDEVKDALRAIYEQIDTGDLGRANQEIAKLGRQIGNDPELSKAGVLIKRKELIGK, encoded by the coding sequence TTGTACATCGAGCAATTGAAACTCGAGAGATTTCGCGGAGCGCAGAATCTGTTGCTTGATTTCGATGAGCGGCTGAACGTCTTTGTTGGCGTGAATGGCGCCGGCAAGTCGAGCGTACTGGATGCCGTAGCGCTCTTGCTGTCGTGGCTTGTCAATCGGATCAAGTCTTCAAGTGGGTCGGGGCGACCCATCAAGGAAATGGACATCAAGACCGGCGAGCCTTCGGCGAATCTCTGGCTCAAGATTGTCGTCCAAGAAAAGCCGTATATTTGGAACCTGGCCAAGGTGCGGTCTGGACATCGGAAACAGGAACCGGCGTCGATTTTGATCCTTGCTACGGAGGCCGCGAAGCGCATCCAGAACGAAATCACGGACCGAAAGGAGCAGGTCAATCTGCCCTTGATTGCCTACTACCCAGTGAATCGCGCGGTTGTCGATATCCCGCTGCGGATTCGCACAAAGCATCATTTCGGCCTCTTGGACACCTACGATGAGTCCTTGACGAGCGGCGCCAACTTTCGAACCTTTTTCGAGTGGTTCCGGGAGAGAGAGGACTTGGAGAACGAGGCGAGGCGGGATCAGCAGTCCTTGTTCTCCGACAACTCCGCGGTTAGGTTTCCGGATCCACAGCTCGAAGCCGTGCGGACCGCGCTATCCCGGTTCATGCCGGATTTCAGGAATCTGAGCGTGCGGCGGAATCCGCTGCGAATGGAAGTAGACAAGAACGGCGAACGGCTGACCGTCAATCAGCTATCCGATGGCGAGAAATGCCTAATGGCTATGATCGGCGACTTGGCGCGCCGAATGGCCATCGCCAATCCCGTTCGTGACAACTCGCTCGACGGCGAAGGCGTCGTTTTGATTGACGAGATCGATCTGCACCTCCACCCCAAATGGCAGCGCATGCTGATCCCGAAGCTGACGGAGACCTTTCCGAACTGCCAGTTTCTGATCTCGACCCACTCGCCTCATGTGATCACCCATGTCCGGCCCGAGAATCTGTTCCTCCTGGCGATGGGAGAGCACGGCCTGACGGCGTTACGTGCAGAGGAGTCCTACGGGAAGACCGTCGAGCGGGTGCTGGAGGATCTGATGGGACTGGAGACGACACGCCCCGACGAGGTCAAAGACGCACTTCGCGCGATCTATGAGCAGATCGACACTGGAGACCTGGGCCGTGCCAACCAGGAGATTGCCAAATTGGGGCGGCAGATCGGCAACGACCCGGAACTGTCCAAGGCCGGGGTGCTCATCAAGCGCAAGGAGTTGATCGGCAAGTGA
- a CDS encoding retron system putative HNH endonuclease: MKHIQKGAEPQELTAWKAMANTNWQPTYGVLSGSPKDALKQALVAEQGGICCYCERRLTSDDSHIEHFRPQHDPAVDPLDFDNLLCSCQSRIKKGEPRHCGNRKDKWFDPNLLISPLDHGCEARFRFTGDGEIRPASDGDKAASTTITKLGLDIPKLNALRANAIEPFLDSDLSQDEISTFVSGYLQRDVFGHFGEFWTTIRYLFGELVTE; encoded by the coding sequence GTGAAGCACATTCAAAAAGGAGCGGAGCCGCAGGAGCTTACGGCTTGGAAGGCGATGGCCAATACGAATTGGCAACCCACCTACGGAGTGCTGTCCGGCTCACCCAAGGATGCCTTGAAGCAGGCGTTGGTGGCGGAGCAAGGGGGCATCTGCTGCTACTGCGAGCGTCGGCTGACCTCGGACGACTCCCACATCGAGCACTTCAGGCCCCAGCATGACCCGGCGGTCGATCCGCTGGATTTCGACAATCTGCTGTGCTCCTGCCAGAGTCGGATCAAGAAGGGTGAGCCGCGACACTGCGGCAACCGGAAGGACAAGTGGTTCGATCCGAATCTGCTGATCTCGCCGCTGGATCATGGTTGCGAAGCTCGGTTCCGGTTCACCGGAGACGGCGAGATCAGACCAGCGTCGGATGGCGACAAGGCCGCCTCGACAACCATCACCAAGCTCGGACTGGACATCCCGAAGCTCAACGCCCTTCGAGCCAACGCGATTGAGCCCTTTTTGGATAGCGACTTGTCACAGGACGAGATCAGCACATTCGTATCCGGCTATTTACAGCGAGACGTATTCGGGCACTTTGGCGAATTCTGGACCACCATCCGCTACCTTTTCGGGGAGCTCGTGACTGAATGA